The proteins below are encoded in one region of Apodemus sylvaticus chromosome 13, mApoSyl1.1, whole genome shotgun sequence:
- the LOC127664080 gene encoding vomeronasal type-1 receptor 2-like, with the protein MVPSNTIFQIFLIFQLCLGVIGNSLLLMLYIYSFFLRPHVKKLIDSVLTHLTIVNMLMIISTLIKNIMLSFGVPNFLDDVGCKAVLFSFRVSRGLSICTTSVLSTFQVITITPSSSKWASWLKPRLSTWILSSLLCSWLINLVIYGYMVDLVIAQTNKTHAGLGYLDGYCQNKYFGDHNSWSFNTIIIIHDLFFVAIMMWASLYMLIFLYRHHKRAQHLHSPSLSSQPSPEHKATHSILSLVSCFVLIYWLNNSITLYGFYTKGKIPRLESINAIFYSMLPNHLPFFTHEE; encoded by the coding sequence ATGGTTCCAAGTAACACCATCTTCCAGATATTTCTCATATTCCAGCTTTGTCTTGGTGTCATAGGGAACTCATTACtgttaatgttatatatatacagtttCTTCCTCAGGCCTCATGTCAAAAAGTTGATAGATTCAGTTTTAACGCACCTTACAATAGTTAATATGTTGATGATCATATCCACATTGATTAAAAATATCATGTTATCCTTTGGAGTACCCAATTTTCTGGACGATGTTGGTTGTAAGgcagttttgttttcattcagagTCAGCCGGGGTCTGTCCATCTGCACCACCTCTGTACTAAGCACATTCCAAGTCATCACCATCACTCCCAGCAGTTCTAAGTGGGCCTCCTGGCTTAAGCCTAGACTCTCCACATggattctttcttccttactttGTTCCTGGCTTATTAACCTAGTCATCTATGGGTATATGGTTGACTTGGTAATAGCCCAAACCAATAAAACTCATGCTGGTCTTGGATATTTGGATGGTTACTGTCAAAATAAGTACTTTGGGGACCACAATTCATGGTCATTTAATACCATTATTATCATTCATGATCTCTTCTTTGTGGCCATCATGATGTGGGCCAGCCTCTACATGTTGATTTTCCTCTACAGACACCACAAGAGAGCTCAGCATCTCCACAGCCCAAGCCTTTCCTCCCAGCCATCTCCTGAGCACAAGGCCACTCACAGCATCCTGTCTCTGGTGAGCTGCTTTGTGTTAATTTATTGGTTGAACAACTCCATCACCCTTTATGGCTTTTATACAAAAGGAAAAATTCCAAGATTGGAGTCGATTAATGCGATTTTTTACAGCATGCTACCCAACCATCTGCCCTTTTTTACTCATGAAGAATAA